Proteins from a genomic interval of Granulicella sp. L56:
- a CDS encoding single-stranded DNA-binding protein, with protein MAKSVNKVILLGNVGKDPEIRATAGGMTVANFSIATTDRIKGQDGQFTDKTEWHNLVAFQRTAEIVRDYVKKGNKLYVEGRLQTSSWDDKTTGQKKYKTEIIVSDLSLLSGKGEGGGESSGGYAKSNTASYDQRTPASQPDYADTGITDDDIPF; from the coding sequence ATGGCAAAGAGCGTCAATAAAGTCATCCTTCTCGGCAATGTCGGCAAAGATCCCGAGATCCGTGCGACCGCGGGCGGCATGACCGTCGCCAACTTCTCTATCGCCACCACCGACCGCATCAAGGGTCAGGACGGCCAGTTCACCGATAAAACCGAATGGCATAATCTCGTCGCCTTCCAGCGTACCGCCGAAATCGTCCGCGACTATGTCAAGAAGGGCAATAAGCTCTACGTCGAAGGCCGCCTGCAAACCTCCTCCTGGGACGACAAAACCACGGGCCAGAAGAAATATAAGACCGAAATCATCGTCAGCGACCTTTCCCTTCTCTCCGGCAAAGGAGAAGGCGGCGGCGAATCGAGCGGCGGTTACGCCAAATCCAATACTGCTAGCTACGATCAACGCACTCCCGCGAGCCAGCCTGACTATGCCGATACAGGCATCACGGATGATGACATTCCCTTCTAA
- a CDS encoding acetylxylan esterase → MRSRLYLVLLSIPMALACVATSCAMGQSVPGASSPQPVNFTADQDHQNMMDQLGIKALRSGPSGSEKAPNHANYDETKANPFPHLPDALTLNNGEKVTTAKVWWEKRRPEIVEGFERYVYGRVPKNIPKVTWSVVATDKEMLGGNPIIAKEMIGHVDNSSYPLINVNIRMTVVTPANASGPVPVLMMFGRSDFPAPNQPSADELARINAAQKALLIQQDPSLKEVLAQHPAWEPQLPVPFRFPEFNADGDPPSTWELIAAGWGFATIDPASVQADDGAGITRGIIGLVNKGQPRKPEDWGALRAWAWGAGQGLDYLQTDTAVDGKRIGIEGVSRYGKAALVTMAFDQRFAMVLVGSSGKGGATLLRRNFGEAVESLTGGEYYWMAGNFIKYGASEATFGSMNPGDIPVDSNELISLCAPRLTFISYGIPEKGDAKWLDHHGSFMATVAASPVWTLLSAQGLGVDESYSTAQMPSVNQGLLNGKLSWRQDDGGHTDAPNVKYFIQWVDQFTGHPHIGAGAQ, encoded by the coding sequence GTGCGCTCGCGTCTATATCTGGTTCTGCTTTCTATTCCTATGGCATTGGCCTGCGTTGCGACATCGTGCGCGATGGGCCAGAGTGTTCCCGGCGCGTCTTCGCCGCAGCCGGTAAATTTTACCGCCGATCAGGACCATCAGAACATGATGGATCAGCTTGGAATCAAGGCGCTCCGTTCAGGCCCCAGTGGTAGTGAGAAGGCGCCCAACCACGCTAATTACGATGAGACGAAGGCTAATCCGTTTCCACATCTGCCTGATGCCTTGACCTTGAACAACGGTGAGAAGGTGACGACTGCAAAGGTCTGGTGGGAGAAGCGTCGGCCGGAGATTGTGGAAGGCTTTGAGCGATACGTCTATGGCCGTGTGCCGAAGAATATACCGAAGGTGACGTGGTCGGTCGTCGCGACTGATAAGGAGATGCTGGGTGGCAATCCAATCATTGCCAAAGAGATGATCGGGCATGTCGACAATTCGTCTTATCCGTTGATCAACGTAAATATTCGCATGACCGTGGTGACGCCTGCCAATGCGAGCGGGCCGGTGCCTGTTCTGATGATGTTTGGCCGCAGCGATTTTCCTGCTCCCAACCAACCTTCGGCCGATGAGCTGGCGCGCATTAACGCAGCGCAAAAGGCATTGCTCATTCAACAGGATCCCTCTCTTAAAGAGGTCCTGGCGCAGCATCCGGCATGGGAGCCGCAACTTCCTGTACCCTTTCGTTTTCCGGAATTCAATGCGGATGGCGATCCGCCGAGCACATGGGAGTTGATCGCGGCTGGATGGGGCTTTGCGACGATCGATCCTGCGAGCGTTCAGGCGGATGATGGCGCGGGGATCACGCGAGGCATCATCGGGTTGGTCAACAAGGGGCAGCCGCGCAAGCCCGAAGATTGGGGAGCGTTGCGAGCGTGGGCCTGGGGCGCAGGGCAGGGGCTCGACTATCTGCAGACCGATACCGCAGTGGATGGCAAGCGCATCGGCATCGAAGGCGTCTCGCGTTATGGCAAGGCAGCGCTGGTCACGATGGCCTTCGACCAACGCTTCGCCATGGTTCTTGTCGGCTCTTCCGGCAAAGGAGGCGCGACTCTGCTGCGCCGTAACTTCGGCGAGGCCGTGGAGAGCCTGACTGGCGGCGAGTATTACTGGATGGCTGGAAATTTCATCAAGTACGGAGCATCCGAAGCGACCTTCGGCAGCATGAATCCCGGCGATATTCCCGTGGACTCGAATGAACTGATTTCACTGTGCGCGCCGCGACTGACCTTCATCAGCTACGGCATCCCGGAGAAGGGCGATGCCAAATGGCTCGATCATCATGGAAGCTTCATGGCGACTGTAGCGGCGAGTCCGGTGTGGACCTTGCTGAGTGCTCAAGGGTTGGGCGTGGACGAGAGCTACAGTACGGCGCAGATGCCATCAGTCAATCAGGGACTTCTGAATGGAAAACTGTCATGGCGGCAGGATGATGGCGGGCATACCGACGCGCCAAATGTAAAGTATTTCATTCAATGGGTCGATCAGTTCACCGGCCATCCACACATTGGAGCCGGCGCTCAGTAG
- a CDS encoding SGNH/GDSL hydrolase family protein, protein MKFVYRNLLLLTFLAMAFSPEVQGIAQSSANSQVWIGTWAASQQIPEPQNALAPADLNDVTIRQIFHLSIGSSMLRVHLSNNFGTEPLHCSSVHIARPLSASSSAIDPASDKALSFAGSEDVTVPAGAEYISDPISFPAAALSNVAVTFHLADAPAQQTGHPGSRSTSYYVHGDLVSAATLPDAHKVDHWYQISGIDVLAPPQSASIVALGDSITDGHASTTNGNDRWTDVLAQRLQSSSIDRNIGVLNQGIGGNHLLTDGLGPNTLARFDRDVLAQPGVHWLIVFEGVNDLGGLTRNGEVSPAEHALLVHRIFGAYQQLIVRAHAHGIRVIGATITPYTGSDYYHPGPRSEADRQAINQWIRTPGNFDAVIDFDKAMRDPQQPDRLLPAYDCGDHLHPSPAGYRVMGEAVPLSLFAH, encoded by the coding sequence ATGAAATTCGTATATAGAAACTTACTGCTGCTCACGTTTCTGGCGATGGCCTTCTCGCCAGAGGTACAGGGAATCGCACAATCATCGGCAAACTCTCAGGTGTGGATAGGAACCTGGGCGGCGTCCCAACAGATTCCCGAACCCCAGAACGCTCTTGCACCCGCCGATCTCAACGACGTGACCATCCGTCAGATCTTCCATCTATCGATAGGTAGCTCGATGCTGCGCGTTCATCTTTCCAATAACTTCGGAACAGAGCCGCTGCATTGCAGTTCGGTGCATATCGCGCGTCCGCTTTCGGCGTCTTCATCGGCCATCGATCCTGCATCGGACAAGGCGCTGAGTTTCGCAGGCAGCGAAGACGTCACTGTTCCAGCGGGAGCAGAGTATATCTCTGATCCCATCAGCTTCCCTGCCGCGGCACTTTCCAACGTAGCTGTCACCTTTCATCTTGCCGATGCGCCAGCACAACAGACCGGGCATCCCGGCTCTCGCTCCACCTCTTATTATGTTCATGGCGATCTAGTCTCTGCCGCAACGCTGCCTGATGCCCACAAGGTAGACCACTGGTATCAAATATCGGGCATCGATGTCCTTGCTCCGCCACAAAGTGCCTCGATCGTTGCGCTGGGAGATTCCATCACAGACGGGCACGCGTCCACCACCAATGGAAATGACCGCTGGACTGATGTTCTCGCACAACGGCTGCAGTCTTCCTCTATCGATCGAAACATCGGCGTTCTGAATCAAGGCATCGGAGGCAATCATCTTCTTACCGATGGCCTCGGCCCGAATACGCTGGCACGCTTTGACCGCGATGTACTTGCCCAGCCCGGTGTGCACTGGCTGATCGTCTTTGAAGGAGTCAACGATCTTGGCGGCCTGACGCGCAATGGAGAGGTATCTCCAGCGGAACATGCCCTGCTCGTCCATCGTATTTTTGGCGCGTATCAGCAACTGATTGTCCGCGCTCATGCCCATGGCATTCGTGTCATAGGCGCAACGATTACACCTTATACAGGATCGGACTACTACCATCCCGGCCCACGCAGCGAGGCTGACCGCCAGGCGATCAATCAATGGATTCGCACACCCGGCAACTTCGACGCAGTCATCGATTTTGATAAGGCGATGCGCGATCCTCAGCAGCCCGACCGCCTGCTGCCAGCCTATGACTGCGGCGATCATCTGCATCCTTCACCTGCGGGATATCGCGTCATGGGCGAAGCTGTTCCGCTCTCATTATTTGCTCATTAA
- a CDS encoding DUF5597 domain-containing protein: protein MKHRICIPLLIASWLFTPLASPARELPTIQRSQDQGQLLVNGKPYLILGGELGNSSSGTAEQADTVLPRLAKLHVNTALTPVTWGQIEPTEGKFDFDVLDHWIDVARQQHLHLVLLWFGSWKNAFSNDAPIWVRQDTKRFPRAISADGTELEILSTLGPETLKLDRTAFSALMNHVREKDVEQQTVLMVQVENEVGYLGLGGRDRSSAANQLFRSAVPSTLLQKLEDDEKLLPPKLSENFHPEGKSWQQVFGDNTDEVFMAWNYARFIQSVAAAGKQAYPLPMYVNAQLPAPAERAGEYPSGGPHPDNLDIYRATAQALDFYSPDIYWPNFAYWMQRYHFPGNAAFVPEARIESAPFNAFYAYGESKAFGFSAFGIDSVEPSMDGSESAPGIQQTYKALEDLSDILVPAQASGHTRGLVLHADSPRPTQTVSLGGFLFDATLSRSWPAKSLLTNDGAMIIVQTARDEFFIAGRGLAVSIARDPDVDNLVAGIGSIDEVSRIDGKWVTQRRLIGDQSNQGRQLSMSANQVRIYRVVLYTAEQAQQAQ, encoded by the coding sequence TTGAAGCACAGGATTTGCATCCCACTTTTAATCGCGAGCTGGCTCTTTACCCCGCTGGCTTCTCCTGCGCGTGAACTGCCGACAATTCAAAGGTCTCAGGACCAAGGACAACTTCTCGTCAATGGAAAGCCGTACCTGATTCTGGGCGGCGAACTAGGAAACTCTTCGTCCGGCACAGCAGAACAGGCCGACACCGTTCTCCCAAGGCTCGCGAAGTTGCATGTCAATACTGCCCTGACACCGGTGACGTGGGGACAGATCGAACCGACCGAAGGCAAGTTTGACTTCGATGTTCTCGATCACTGGATCGATGTCGCGCGCCAGCAACATCTCCATCTCGTCCTTCTATGGTTTGGAAGCTGGAAGAACGCCTTCTCCAACGATGCCCCGATCTGGGTCAGGCAGGATACGAAGCGTTTTCCTCGCGCCATCTCTGCCGACGGCACGGAGCTTGAGATTCTATCTACGCTCGGGCCGGAGACCCTCAAACTGGATCGCACAGCTTTTTCCGCACTGATGAATCATGTTCGCGAGAAAGATGTAGAGCAGCAAACGGTACTGATGGTACAGGTAGAAAACGAGGTCGGCTATCTAGGCCTCGGTGGTCGAGATCGCTCGTCTGCGGCCAATCAGCTTTTCCGGAGCGCCGTGCCGTCCACACTCCTTCAAAAGCTCGAAGACGATGAAAAGCTTCTTCCCCCCAAGCTCAGTGAAAACTTTCACCCCGAAGGAAAATCCTGGCAGCAGGTCTTTGGCGATAACACTGACGAGGTCTTCATGGCGTGGAACTATGCACGGTTCATTCAATCGGTCGCCGCAGCCGGGAAGCAAGCCTACCCATTGCCGATGTACGTGAATGCTCAACTGCCGGCGCCAGCGGAGCGAGCGGGTGAGTATCCGAGCGGAGGGCCGCATCCCGACAATCTCGATATCTATCGCGCGACGGCTCAAGCGCTGGACTTCTACTCTCCTGATATCTACTGGCCGAACTTTGCATATTGGATGCAGCGCTATCACTTCCCCGGCAATGCCGCGTTTGTACCGGAGGCACGCATCGAGAGTGCTCCCTTCAACGCGTTTTATGCGTACGGAGAGTCGAAAGCATTCGGCTTCTCGGCGTTCGGCATCGACAGCGTTGAGCCTTCGATGGATGGTTCCGAATCTGCGCCGGGCATCCAGCAGACCTACAAGGCGCTCGAAGATCTCTCCGATATTCTGGTCCCCGCCCAGGCTTCCGGCCATACGCGCGGATTAGTGCTGCACGCAGATAGTCCCAGGCCCACCCAGACGGTGAGCCTCGGCGGCTTCCTCTTTGATGCCACCTTATCTCGCTCGTGGCCCGCAAAGAGTCTTCTCACCAACGATGGCGCCATGATTATCGTGCAGACGGCGCGTGACGAGTTCTTCATCGCTGGCCGCGGCCTTGCGGTCTCGATTGCGCGCGACCCTGATGTCGATAACCTGGTTGCAGGAATAGGAAGCATCGACGAGGTCTCTCGAATCGATGGCAAGTGGGTCACGCAGCGTCGACTGATCGGCGATCAAAGCAACCAGGGACGCCAGCTCAGTATGTCCGCAAACCAGGTCAGAATTTATCGCGTCGTTCTCTATACAGCCGAGCAGGCACAGCAGGCTCAGTAA
- a CDS encoding prolyl oligopeptidase family serine peptidase, whose amino-acid sequence MTLKSVSSLCVLAFTAFTMKGQAPPPTPKPAPSVVAGIPVNYDQSKVGTYTLPDALKLDDGKEVRDAKAWNKKRRPEIVRLFETQQYGIAPGRPAGESFEVVDKGTPALNGTAIRREIDIHLSKDSSWPVIHLLEYVPANAKKPVPMFFSINFGAIQNAVEDPGITPQKVWSPKTNTLIAPPAGPGFGRLNVQPILDAGIGVATFYYGDIDPDYAEGFSNGIRARYLKPGETKRATDDWGSIAAWAWGMSRVEDYFETDKSVDAKRVVIHGVSRLGKTVMWAGAHDQRFAAVIASCSGEGGAALSHRDYGETIAHLTAPTRYPYQFAENFAKYAGFPDTAPMDANMLVALIAPRPLLLQTGSTDDWSDPKGEFLAAVAAGPVYKLLGKQDLGTDVWPAAKTPLFSNGLNYYMHEGGHGMVPSDWDIYVQFLKAQLHPEQ is encoded by the coding sequence ATGACCTTGAAGTCCGTATCTTCTCTCTGCGTTCTTGCTTTCACCGCATTCACGATGAAGGGCCAGGCTCCGCCGCCAACTCCGAAGCCTGCGCCGAGTGTGGTTGCCGGCATTCCGGTGAACTACGACCAGTCAAAGGTGGGCACCTACACGCTTCCTGATGCGCTAAAGCTAGACGATGGGAAGGAAGTGCGCGACGCGAAGGCCTGGAACAAGAAGAGGCGCCCGGAGATTGTTCGACTCTTCGAGACGCAGCAGTATGGCATTGCCCCTGGGCGTCCGGCGGGGGAGAGTTTTGAGGTGGTGGACAAGGGAACGCCCGCGCTGAACGGTACGGCGATTCGTAGAGAGATCGATATTCATCTCTCCAAGGACTCATCGTGGCCGGTCATCCATCTGCTCGAATACGTTCCGGCAAATGCGAAGAAGCCAGTTCCGATGTTCTTCAGCATCAACTTCGGCGCGATACAGAATGCGGTCGAAGATCCGGGGATTACACCGCAGAAGGTCTGGAGCCCGAAGACGAATACTCTGATTGCGCCTCCTGCGGGCCCGGGCTTTGGGCGGCTGAACGTCCAGCCGATTCTGGATGCTGGAATCGGTGTAGCTACTTTTTATTACGGAGACATCGATCCCGATTACGCCGAGGGATTCTCGAACGGCATTCGCGCACGGTATCTTAAGCCGGGCGAGACGAAGCGCGCCACTGACGATTGGGGTTCGATCGCGGCGTGGGCATGGGGCATGAGCCGCGTTGAAGATTACTTCGAGACCGACAAATCGGTTGATGCAAAGCGCGTTGTCATCCACGGCGTTTCGCGTCTCGGCAAGACGGTCATGTGGGCCGGTGCGCATGATCAGCGCTTCGCCGCGGTGATTGCGAGTTGTTCGGGAGAAGGTGGCGCTGCGCTGAGCCATCGTGACTATGGCGAGACCATCGCGCACCTTACCGCGCCGACCCGATATCCGTATCAGTTCGCTGAGAACTTCGCGAAGTACGCAGGCTTTCCGGACACGGCCCCGATGGATGCGAACATGCTGGTCGCTCTGATCGCCCCACGGCCATTGTTGTTGCAGACGGGAAGCACGGATGACTGGTCCGATCCGAAGGGCGAGTTTCTGGCTGCTGTCGCTGCGGGGCCTGTCTATAAGCTGCTGGGCAAGCAAGACCTTGGCACTGATGTATGGCCTGCCGCTAAGACGCCTCTCTTCAGCAATGGGCTTAACTACTACATGCACGAGGGCGGTCACGGCATGGTGCCCAGCGACTGGGACATCTACGTGCAGTTCCTCAAAGCGCAACTTCACCCGGAACAATAA
- a CDS encoding Ig-like domain-containing protein, producing the protein MPTFTYPGVYIEELSSGVHSITGVATSIAAFIGWAPQGPVTEATLIESWADYEASFGGLDARSYLGYAVQQFFANGGTQAYIVRLVWDGSLPAAPGTNPAPSATAVATGAGYATAAISASFGAIASPSVPVSIGASVLQSLSIGPAGLPAIPLGATVPLVATGSSSNGTSAALATATWISSNPGVLAVNVNTGSATAMSAGTAIVTATSGLVSGSISLTVANSALSTITITPATPTLAAGAPPPAAGQPWIGPQQQLTALGNYLDGTSLDLTHVVAWSSSDTAMAFVDPASGLVTASSTVGAPTITASWLGVSATDVVTVVAKAITGITVHPGAPVAKIAETVNFTALGTFSDQTTGALPAAEVWSSANPAVVTIVAATGVATAVAPGSTTITVTSGGLTASATLTVTAASLNAISITPINPSVAVDLTLPLKATGIYSDGTSADLTSTVDWTSAGPDASIDPETGIVKGATVDAAVAITAAWQGVNGTTNVAVTAPVLQSIAITPASVSLLSSGQTAQLKATGTFSDGSTSDLTTTSTWVSSAPPVATVSGTGLATAIASGGSLTLFAANPGAWGNNLRVGVLPQTSDPTRFGILVQQVTLTGQLQTLESFVNLSTTTTDPLYAVTVIDNDSNYVSFINPATGNPVIPTAAPSPTPPLSPVPLNGGADGAVLVPASDQNFEIALTFNATAGVFLLDRVDIFNLLCIPGETDAPTISTLQQYCASQRAFYIVDAPQLSTVANLTQTGPVGSTPGPITGTYANNSAYYFPWVQAPDPLVGNRPSLYPPCGFVAGIYAATDANRGVWKAPAGIQASLTGVSGLQYNLTDLENGDLNIQAINCLRQFKTYGDVVWGARTLQGNDQTGSEWKYIPIRRLALYIESSLYEGTQWVVFEPNDVPLWGQIRLNVGAFMQGLFLQGAFQGTSPQQAYFVKCDAENNPQASIDLGVVNILVGFAPLYPAEFVVIQIQQIAGQVA; encoded by the coding sequence ATGCCGACGTTCACCTATCCAGGCGTTTATATTGAGGAACTTTCGAGCGGCGTACACTCCATAACCGGAGTCGCCACCTCCATCGCCGCGTTTATCGGCTGGGCCCCCCAGGGCCCAGTCACGGAGGCCACGCTGATTGAGAGTTGGGCAGACTACGAAGCCAGCTTTGGAGGCCTCGACGCGCGCAGCTATCTCGGCTACGCGGTACAGCAGTTCTTCGCCAACGGGGGTACCCAGGCGTACATTGTGCGGCTGGTCTGGGACGGCTCCCTTCCCGCCGCCCCCGGCACCAATCCCGCGCCCAGCGCCACGGCCGTCGCTACCGGGGCAGGATATGCCACTGCGGCAATCTCCGCCTCTTTCGGTGCGATTGCATCACCGTCCGTTCCCGTGAGCATAGGCGCGTCCGTGCTACAGAGCCTCTCCATCGGCCCCGCCGGACTGCCAGCGATTCCTCTCGGCGCAACCGTGCCGCTGGTGGCCACCGGAAGTTCCTCTAACGGCACTTCCGCGGCACTGGCAACCGCTACCTGGATCTCCAGCAATCCCGGCGTGCTTGCCGTCAACGTCAACACCGGAAGCGCTACCGCCATGAGTGCCGGAACGGCAATCGTTACGGCAACCTCCGGCTTGGTATCCGGCTCCATCAGCCTGACTGTAGCGAACTCTGCCCTGAGCACGATCACCATCACTCCAGCTACGCCAACTCTGGCCGCAGGCGCTCCCCCCCCAGCCGCAGGCCAACCGTGGATCGGGCCTCAGCAACAACTCACCGCCCTCGGCAACTACCTTGACGGAACCAGCCTCGACCTCACCCATGTTGTCGCCTGGTCCAGCAGCGATACCGCAATGGCCTTCGTCGATCCCGCCTCTGGCCTGGTCACCGCCAGCAGTACCGTCGGCGCGCCGACCATCACCGCGTCCTGGCTCGGCGTCTCCGCTACGGACGTTGTCACCGTCGTCGCCAAGGCAATTACCGGCATCACCGTTCATCCCGGAGCACCGGTCGCCAAGATCGCCGAGACGGTCAACTTTACCGCCCTTGGAACCTTCTCTGACCAGACCACCGGTGCCCTGCCTGCAGCAGAGGTGTGGAGTTCCGCCAACCCGGCGGTCGTCACCATCGTCGCAGCCACCGGCGTCGCCACCGCGGTAGCTCCCGGTTCGACCACCATCACCGTTACCTCAGGGGGCTTGACCGCAAGCGCTACGTTGACCGTAACCGCTGCAAGCCTGAACGCCATCTCCATCACACCGATCAATCCTTCGGTGGCAGTTGATCTCACACTTCCACTCAAGGCTACCGGCATCTACTCCGACGGAACCTCGGCGGATCTAACCTCCACCGTCGATTGGACGTCCGCTGGTCCTGACGCTTCCATCGACCCTGAGACCGGCATCGTCAAGGGAGCTACGGTCGATGCGGCAGTGGCCATCACGGCGGCCTGGCAGGGTGTAAACGGCACAACCAATGTTGCCGTCACCGCGCCGGTACTCCAGTCCATCGCGATCACGCCAGCCAGCGTCTCTCTCCTGAGCAGCGGACAGACCGCGCAGTTGAAAGCCACTGGAACCTTCTCCGATGGTTCGACATCCGATCTGACAACAACCTCAACCTGGGTCTCCTCCGCGCCCCCGGTGGCGACCGTCAGCGGCACGGGGTTGGCCACGGCCATCGCTTCCGGCGGTTCGCTCACGCTCTTCGCCGCCAATCCAGGCGCGTGGGGCAACAATCTTCGCGTGGGAGTCCTGCCGCAGACCTCCGACCCCACGCGTTTCGGCATTCTGGTCCAGCAGGTCACACTCACCGGACAGCTACAAACGCTCGAGAGCTTCGTCAACCTTTCGACCACCACAACCGATCCTCTCTACGCCGTCACCGTCATCGACAACGACTCGAATTACGTCAGCTTCATCAACCCAGCCACCGGCAATCCGGTCATACCGACAGCGGCCCCCTCACCAACTCCCCCCTTGTCCCCGGTTCCACTGAACGGAGGCGCGGACGGAGCCGTTCTCGTCCCCGCCTCGGACCAGAACTTCGAGATCGCACTCACCTTCAATGCCACAGCAGGCGTCTTCCTCCTCGATCGCGTCGATATCTTCAACCTGCTCTGCATTCCTGGCGAGACCGACGCCCCAACCATCTCCACGCTGCAGCAGTATTGCGCCAGCCAGCGCGCCTTCTACATCGTGGATGCGCCGCAGTTATCGACCGTCGCAAACCTGACCCAGACCGGCCCGGTCGGCAGCACACCCGGACCCATCACCGGAACCTATGCCAACAACTCCGCCTATTATTTCCCCTGGGTGCAGGCCCCGGACCCGTTGGTCGGCAACCGCCCCAGTCTCTATCCGCCCTGCGGTTTCGTAGCTGGCATCTATGCGGCAACCGACGCCAACCGCGGTGTCTGGAAGGCCCCCGCAGGAATTCAAGCCAGCCTCACCGGCGTCTCCGGACTGCAATACAACCTCACCGACCTCGAAAATGGCGATCTTAACATTCAGGCGATCAACTGCCTGCGCCAGTTCAAGACCTACGGCGATGTCGTCTGGGGAGCACGCACACTCCAGGGCAACGACCAGACCGGATCCGAGTGGAAATACATTCCAATTCGCCGCCTTGCGCTCTACATCGAATCCAGTCTGTATGAGGGCACGCAATGGGTCGTCTTCGAACCCAACGACGTTCCTCTGTGGGGCCAGATCCGTCTCAACGTCGGTGCATTCATGCAGGGCCTGTTCTTACAAGGAGCGTTTCAGGGGACCTCGCCGCAGCAGGCCTACTTCGTCAAATGCGATGCGGAAAATAATCCTCAGGCCAGCATCGATCTCGGAGTCGTAAATATCCTGGTGGGCTTTGCACCGCTCTATCCCGCCGAATTCGTTGTCATCCAGATTCAGCAGATCGCCGGGCAAGTCGCCTAG
- a CDS encoding phage tail protein has translation MANFPVNPKRLDAYKNFKFRLKWDGVYVAGISKMSALKRTTEVVEHREGGDPSTSHKSPGRQKYEAISLDRGLTQDKNFHDWAGKVWNFGAGLGSEVSLADMRKDIYLEFYNEAGQLVMAYKIYRCWVSEYQAMPDLDANANAIAIEHIKLENEGWERDTSVTEPVEPTLQNVAT, from the coding sequence ATGGCAAACTTTCCCGTAAATCCGAAGCGGCTCGACGCTTACAAGAATTTCAAATTCCGTCTCAAGTGGGACGGCGTCTATGTCGCGGGCATCAGCAAGATGAGCGCGCTCAAACGGACGACCGAGGTCGTCGAACACCGCGAGGGCGGCGACCCTTCGACCTCGCACAAGTCTCCCGGAAGGCAGAAGTACGAAGCCATCTCACTCGACCGTGGCCTCACGCAGGACAAGAACTTCCACGACTGGGCGGGCAAGGTTTGGAACTTCGGCGCCGGTCTCGGCTCCGAGGTCTCGCTGGCCGACATGCGCAAAGACATCTATCTCGAGTTCTACAACGAAGCCGGACAGCTCGTGATGGCCTACAAAATCTACCGGTGCTGGGTCTCCGAGTATCAGGCCATGCCCGATCTCGATGCCAACGCCAATGCAATCGCGATTGAACATATCAAGCTGGAGAACGAGGGTTGGGAGCGCGACACCAGTGTTACGGAACCGGTTGAACCGACTCTGCAGAATGTGGCGACCTAG